Proteins from a single region of Punica granatum isolate Tunisia-2019 chromosome 8, ASM765513v2, whole genome shotgun sequence:
- the LOC116189225 gene encoding 40S ribosomal protein S18-like: MKKSNPQNPNYIYQLTNPRPRFASSSPVTAYEIPLRPFLHSAPRSSLRDKMSLVANEEFQHILRVLNTNVDGKQKIMFALTSIKGIGRRFANIVCKKADVDMNKRAGELSAAELDNLMVIVANPRQFKIPDWFLNRKKDYKDGKYSQVVSNALDMKLRDDLERLKKIRNHRGLRHYWGLRVRGQHTKTTGRRGKTVGVSKKR; the protein is encoded by the exons ATGAAAAAATCGAATCCCCAAAAccctaattatatatatcagcTGACAAACCCTAGACCGCGCTTTGCTTCCTCCTCGCCTGTCACTGCGTACGAGATTCCCCTACGCCCCTTCCTCCACTCAGCTCCTCGGAGCAGTCTTCGCGACAAAATG TCTTTGGTGGCAAACGAGGAATTTCAGCACATTCTGCGTGTGCTGAACACCAACGTCGATGGTAAGCAGAAAATCATGTTCGCCCTTACCTCCATTAAAGGTATCGGTCGCCGGTTCGCCAACATCGTCTGCAAGAAGGCCGATGTCGACATGAACAAGAG GGCTGGTGAATTGTCTGCTGCAGAGCTCGACAACCTCATGGTTATTGTTGCCAACCCAAGGCAGTTTAAGATTCCCGACTGGTTCTTGAACAGGAAGAAGGATTACAAGGATGGAAAGTACTCTCAGGTGGTCTCTAATGCTCTTGACATGAAACTGAGAGATgacttggagaggttgaagaagATTAG GAACCACCGTGGTCTGAGGCACTATTGGGGCCTCCGTGTCCGTGGGCAGCACACCAAGACCACCGGTCGCAGAGGGAAGACTGTCGGTGTCTCGAAGAAGCGTTGA